The region ctgtgaaaaacctgCCGCTTTTGCcggggggggtgccgagagcgcagtgccgggctcagccgcaggagGCCACTCCgccgggggggctcggggaggccccgggcccgggccgccgccgccaactccGCGCCTGCAGGTGTGAGGGGGCAGAATGCTGAGcgcacgctcggttttccagatagagtactgtgccggcaTGAATGccggtttttttcttaaaagtgctAGCCAATTTTATGGGGCAAATTGATATCCCTGAGCGATTGCCTCCAGTACAGTTGTTGGAAATGAGTTTTGCAACTCgtcttcattaatgcttttctgtagatctttGATAACACAAAAATGCCGTCCTTCCCAATGTGCctgatgtcccggctcatagcttacaggagcaagaatctttctcgccatgtccatatccccttgcaccaaggtttttcgcctcacttttacccgcggatcatccccagctaagggaggacacaggccagattctttttcaggatttacagcctcagggtctaaaagattatcacagtcaaaagacccagcaAATAAATCTTGCTCCCGAGGTTCAAAATATGCATCGTCTCCCTCTGTGTTCTCGTtttctgtgttaacagcctggccgcgttcattattttgtcttttcttatctcaaaaaaagttctccatgcgctcactcagtgagctttttaagatttcGAAGAGCTGTTTCTTTgcctctcatagagaggatacttaacagCAGTTTTAGGGCCGcgtctttttccatacctgcaggatctccaCGCTACAGCGTTTCGTCCTGTGCCCTTCTGTTTCCCTGCCTGCAAGCTCCCGGTATCACCTTCGGTGATGCTTCGgagtcttccgcatttaagcgaGTTTCTGCATTTAAGCGATAAAAAggaggtccctgttcgggcgccagttgtagcaggaaccccctaagttgcaggacgaggctgtgagacaagacacacaccaatatggttaacagtcaagctctgatctttattagaaaaacaagtccttatatattcttgtgacagcaaatccatgtgttgaTCTGGCGCATGCACATTTCAAAAACtcattcctctcagcactttcaacaagcgctactaagtgTGCACAattggtagataaatttctgctttgttattctacagattcctttcttatcagtttcttccctaatgagtaaaaatactttcacttttagctgtcgttaatctagacgccgttagtcttctaacacaagtgtgtcattaatttagacatcgttaatcttctaacttgactGCTGATGACaattttacattgtcagtgatgcagacggtttgcgacccggcatacgcacccacatcAATGGTATGggataaggggtggagactgtcctggttttggtcaggacagagttaactttccgtgggctgagagggagcacagctgaagggcggGGTCTTGGTCAGCCATTGGACCATTCCGTGTCAGTGACACCAAAGCTCAGCCTATAGGCGAGCacctgtgtttgttttgttttcggTTTCCATATCAACGGGGCAGGCTTCTCTGGTGCAGGTCGCTGCTGAGGATGGGCTCCCTACTGGTCACTCTTCGGTGAGCCACTAAGGCATTTTACCCGGTTTGGACTACTGCCATTACTGTTGGTTTTTATAGTAaagttttttgttatttaacctacaaattatttttctttaatccctcccctatttcaccggggggggggggggggagtaaacaactggccacttGGCGATTTGCTattggctgagttcaaaccacaacatcctTTCACCGTTTACATTTGCATTTACTTCTGTTGATGTTGCTTCTACTTCTCCACTTTTGTAGTGTTCGGATTTTTATGCTTTTGATACTTTTCCAGAAATTTATATGCAAcatttacttctattttttttcccctgaattttgCTATTTAATACAGTGCATCTTCATTTATATTGTAAAAACATCCAGTATTGAGAGGGTTTTAAATTGTGACCTACAGCTTCAGGTAAAATCTTGTGACAGCATATGCCATGCAGggattaaaaaatactttgtgtggtttgggattttgtttttttaagatctgGTTTGGTTTACTTGCAGTTAGATGATAAAGTAAAATGCTTTGAGAGGACATTTATGTATCTCGCCTACTGTCCGTTTTTTTTCCGCAGAGAACTCAGTAATTCTCTTGTTCATTCTGACTAGTGTCACACTTCGTTAATTTTGATGGTAGCAGGTATTTGAATCTGACCTTGGATTCAAATTAGGCAATtacttctttggttttgttttcaccaTACAATTTCACCTTCatctgagattttattttgttttgttttctagcgaaagtgtagtgaaagacatggagATTTGGAAATCTTCAGGACAATGGATATTTTCATGTTATTCACCCACAAAAGAGAAGCCAAATATCTCGGGTAGGTAATGTTTTCAGGACTGTCACATATTGCTGCTGTTTAGGGTGTTTCTTATGCTTGTCCACACGGTTGTACCTCTGCGGAACTATTTGCAAGGTGATGATTTGCCTTGCGATGCAGCAGAAAGGAATATTGGATTATGGCAAATTTATTTTGGACGTTCCTATCCTTGAAGTTCTGTAATGAATCCTTTCTGTGTCTCCAACGGTGACTGACTTCCTACAGGTAATGTACCAAGGCCCACTTCTTCATAACTATTACATAAAGGTCAACCGAAAGTATTAATAGATTTTCTGAGAGGTCTTTGATTATTCCTCTCCTTACAGGCTTTCACGATTTATCTCCAGAAGAGTTGCATCTGGAGTATTACAACTGCAGAGCAAACAATACCATTCAGAACTatgtaagtatttaaaaaacattgattttttatGGCACACATTTAGAGATAGGACTTGTTATTGTTCTTCAGGTGGCAGCTCTTGACTCATTAATTACCAAACTCTAGGAGATGATGAGaatgccaaaatatttttaaattaccgTGCATCAAACAGAATGCAAAAATAGCTGCTAGTCTGTACGCTCTACTGTAACTTCCTAGTTCTGGCTGAGATGGCAGGATAAAACCGTTGGATCTGGCATTCTAAAACTGGTGGCCTAAGCGTTTGGACACATCAGCTCCTACAAAAAGTGGAGGCTTTTCTCTAGTCTCAGTTAAATGTATGGTCTTCCTAAACCTAGACACTCCTTGTCTTAGTCTTGGCCCTGCTCTTGTGTGTTGTTTGTAGAAGATATTTGAATCCTGTCTCAAAAGTTTAATACTTTGTATGCTATTAGCCAGTTTGATTGTTAGAGCTGGATGTACAGCGCTTTAGATAGAACAGCAGGGAAGTTTATTTGACCTTGTTCTTTTACATACCTTTATTGAAGGCAATTAATGCTGAAAATACCAGATACTTCTCAAGGAGTATGTGCACTTCTAGAAGAGAAGCGATAGATATGTTTTGATATGTATCGCTAAACTTACCTGTGTCGTTCCTCCCTCATAGTCCTACCAACATCCAGGAAGCTACCACAGTTCAGTGTTGTGCCAGGAAAGGAATCAGGCTGTTGGACAGACACAAGGACAAACTAATTCAAGCTACATTGCacttttccctcttccccttgGTTCTCTATTACAGAAGGAATTGCTGTTGTCACCACTGTTGCTTCACATGTTTAAAATTACCAGAATTGCATTTTCAGTGATGGGAGAAAGATTGatttgtttatgtatttattataaaaaaaaaaaaatcagttaaagaaataaactgaaatgatTAATCAATACACCATGCCTTGCTATTAAAAACATTTGTGGCCTAACTGAAGCTGTGAAAAAGCAAGTTCATTAAAGTCTCATTATATAGATGATGATAAACTGTATGATACAGTTCTCTGACAGAATGTTTAAGTACAACATGTCTTTTCCAAAGCATGTTTTTTTCTATTCTGAAACTGGGCCCAAATCTGAATTTTCCAGCCTGCTTTATAAGAGCTGATACCAAGCAACATGATCTTCCAGCATGTGACTAGACACAAAAGAATTATTGATGTTTGTGATGTGAGACCGTTTTGAAAAATTAAGGAATTCGTGTACAAAAACAGTCCTTACTGCACTCTTACAGGCATTTGGGACATTATATGTTTACTTGGTTAGTTTTTAAGGAAAATTGAATTAGGCCAGGCTTCAGATAAGGTGTGTTGAACCTAAATATGGGAAATTCAGGTTTGAAATTCCTGAAAAGTAAGTTATTTCATGACTTTCCAGTTTCTTGTTTAATACTTTAATCACTGATCAGAAAGACACAGGTAGTATTTATTGCTTATATGTTCTGAGCAGTAATCTGTTGGATCACATTAAAGGGGCTGATTTaaattcaggaaattaatttcttcaaagctAAATATTTTAGCATGATACTGTAAAGTGTTTGGAATGATAATGTTTTGAAAATaggcattttcttttctgaaaacatgGGAGAAGCTAAGGCAAATCTTAGGTCTTCAGCTTAGTGAATGAATAATAAGTGgacaaaccagaaataaaacaaggatTAAAAAGTTTGTTCTCTTAAAATGAAAGCGTACATAttttttgtgtggtttggttttggttttttttttttgtcccaagcACCTAATTCAGATAGTGATAGAACTTAGATTTAGAAAGTCCCAGGACATTTTTCTAATCTTATGTGAGGTAAAAAACTTGCTTTAAGGGCAATAGTAAGAGAATTGAAAGGAATTCTCTGTTAGTAACaaaaaatttcagcttttcacCTTGAGGTttcaggaaagcaaaaatcttgtCATCTTCGCTTAATGAAATTTCTCATTCTagaaattttctttgtttagttgtcagatcactttttttcttttttcttttttttgtttttgtctcCACCAGTAATAAAACcaggcttttcttttcccctcttcttaGGTAAATTCTGTCCAACAGTTAGTAAAACAATGGAAAAATCGTCTGGTTCAGTTGAAATCTTCAAATGCATCAACAAAAGCAGCTTTGGTAAGTGTTAATTAAAGAAAGGTAAACTCTTTCTGTTCCTGATGTCATTTTTTCATTAATCTTGGGCACATGTTTTTCTTAGATTTGTGGGTTTTTAGACACATTTCACCAAACTGTCCTGCAAATGCCAATGTTAATTGCTGCTACAAAGATTTCTAAGATATGATAGTTATAGTATGTCACCTTGTTTTTAATGAAGAGATCTTGCAAATGTTCCCCAGAAAATCTGTAAACTGTAATATCTTTGTGTTTCTGGAGTGTTTTACAGAGAACAATGTATCGCCTTAAAGCATTTTGTTCATAGCTGCAAGAGTATGCAATCGTGATGAAAGTGATCAGTGTCTGACTTAGCCTAAGTTGTATTAAATTGAACTGGGCAGCTATCTTTTTGTTTCAAGTACTTACTGAAACACATTTCACTCTTTTGGAATCTGgttttcatttatgtattttgaattttttaagcTCTCCGAATTAAAGAACACGGTCAGTCAACCATTGCCTTCCTTTGGATTTGGAGGACAGCAAACATCAAGTTTTGGATCGTCAAGTAAGTTCCTGCACTAACAACCAACAGTTAAACATTTTCCtgagttttttcttcctctgcattaTTGAAATACAGCAGAGGTTTAGTATCACAGGTGTGCACATTGTAACaattttttataaatgttataATTGCAGACTTTCCTGTGAACAGCAGCAGTAACAGTGCTAGCAACTTCTCCTTTAAAATAAGTTCCAGTCTCGTCAATGCATCATCTGGAAACACCCCTGCTTTTGGGAGCAGTTCTGCTGGTTGTAATCCTGCATTTGGAGTGACGTCCTCTCCAGGCGTATCCCATTCTGTTGGTTTTGGCAGCCTGGTGGCTCCATCTGCAGGCTCCTTCTCATTTAAAGCTTCTGAAACAACTAATGGTTTTGGAACTTCAGCGTTTTCAGGGTttggcagttctgctgctgtgAACACTTCAAGCGCCACTCCGCTTACAAACGTTGCAGCTTCTAATGCAGCAGTGGCAGCTTCTCCCTCACATTCAAGCAGTACTTTATTTGGGCAGACTGCCAGTGCCTCTGGACATAACATAACATCAGCGTCTTCTGCAGTCACAAGCAATGCTACGTCAGGAAAGTTATTTACACCGATGAGTGAATTGTCAGCTGAAGAGTTGAAACAATTTGAAGCAAAGAAGTTTACGATGGGAAAGATTCCTCTTAAGCCACCCCCATTAGAACTTCTACAAATTTAGAACTTttaagtttattttgaaataatgccTTATGGTAACTTCTCTGATACCTAAACCACACAATTTTGTGGTTAATAAAATGCTTCCGTTTGAGTTAATTTTTGTTTCCTCTCTAAGTCTTCTGCATTAATAAACTCACAGGTCTAAACATTTGAATACTGTATTTTATGATTTCTTGGTTATTTTGAAATGGACCTTTTACATCCAAGAAATgaactaatgaaaataaaatagatagtttccttttgttttctggaCTGTGACATTCTGGGCAAGAACTATATTAAAAAGGCTTTGTCCAAAACAGGAATGCTTTGGTGAGGTATTCACAGCCTACTGTGAGGAGAATGCTAGAAAGAAATGGTTGCTGTGCAAGGCTACTTGTTGGACTACTTTGTCTTTTGCCTCTTCTGTAAAGGGTTTGTGCAGCCTCCAACAATTGTGTTTAGAGGTAGAGGGCTCCTCTGTGGTCTGTACCTGGCTACATGCTTCTGTCACCTGTGAGTCAGTTACCTCAGCCCGTGTGCTCAGTGTAGATGTACCACAGACTTGCATACGTTATGTAATAGTACTTGTTGCCTATATGGATTTTTCTGGTGATTGTTTTGTAGATGAAATAAGGCATCTGGTTTCTGTTACTGCTGTTAATGACCCAGCGCAGGCTTTCTGTAACTCACAAACAAAATTTTGATACACTGGCCTAGAGTTCCATGTAATTCTTAGGAAGCATGTTTTCCAAATGAGGTCTCTGGAGCAGTACTAAGACTTGTACAAATTAAGACATGTACATCTGTCAGGGCTCACTTAGTTCTGGATCATTTATGCCAGTTACTGAGATTTTGACACCGGAGTAACATACCAAAAGCCATGGGAGCTTCAGAAATCCTCCATCTTTACAGAAATTGTTAAACTCATTTGTGTAAGAAGTTAGTACttcacaacaaacaaacaagaaaatgtcTGTGGTTGTCGGATGACTTCCCTAACTGCCTGAACTCATTCTATTACATGGTCTATCTACTCTTTCCCCTATTTCATTTGTGAAGCCCTAGTGTTCTCAAACCCAATTATATCAGAAAGTTAAAAGGTTTTTCTAAAGTTCCtatacattttattattatttgtattaaagCAGCATTTTAGCAGGGCAAGAGTGGTTTTCGGGGTAAAGGTACAGAACTAAGTCCTGCTCCTAAGGATCTTAAGGATTCCATGGCATACTTCAGGGATCTGTGGATGGTTCTGTCTTACAGTTAAAGTAGTAATAGTTCTGAAGTCACTTGTGCTTTTCTCCTAATGCTCACGCtcttaaattactattttaacaAACAAAAGCGAGGAGCATTCTCAGTCACAGTCACAGTTACACAGACCCTCCCTCTGATGACTGCTGATATCTTTACACACAAGGCCACTGTGAGATTTTTGAGCTGCTGTACCACATAAGAGCTTGAAGCACCTTGCATTTGAAATTAAGCGATGATCTAAAACCTTTAGTCTTTCTTATAATATTTCATCTGGCTGGGAAGGTGCATTAAGAGCTCTCAAGGCTCAAAAGTGCACAAGCGTTTTTTTAAGTGGAAGGgcttttgcttaaaaagaaaaaagtgaagccATGAAAAATCTGAACAATCTACCATATGTACCCAAAAGAATGTTGGCTAGATGTTCTCAAACACCATACAGGGATCTAAGAGGAGAAGGGAATTTTGAAGTCAGAATGGCAAAGTGATCTAAGAAATAGAAAGGTTGAGGGAGGTACTCCTAATTTAGATTACAATAAGTATAAAAATCATGTTTGATCAAATTTTTTGAACAAATGTAGTTTTTCAGATCATCTTCTcacctgctagatgcaggaggaaacatggcaacaagtgatgaggaaaaggctgaggtgcttaatgacttctttacctcagtctttaataacaagactagttgtactgaggcaatccaacctcctcagccagaagacagacggggagaacgacccccctgcattccaggagacaggcagtgacctgctgcatcacacagacacacacaagtctgtggggccggatgggatacacccgagggtgctgaaggagctggctggggtgctcaccaagccgctttccatcatttaccagcagtcctggctgatcagggaggtcccaacagattggaaattggccaatgtgacacccatatataagaagggttggaaggataatccaggaaattacaggcctgtcagcttgacttcggtgcccaggaagttgatggagcagctcatcctgagtgccatcacacaactcatgagggacaaccagatgctcaggcccagtcagcatgggtttatgaaaggcaggtcctgcctgacaaacctgatctccttctacgacagggtgacctgcttattggatgagggaaaggctgtggatgttgtttgccttggctttagtaaggcctttgacaccatttcccacagcattctcctggcgaagctggctgctcacggcttggatgggcacacgctttgctgggtaaaaactgtctggatggccgggcccagatagttgtggtgaacggagttaaatccagttggtggccggtcacgagtggtgtcccccagggctcggttttggggccactcctgtttaacatctttattgatgatctagacgaggggatcgagtgcaccctcagtcagtttgcagatgaccccaagttgggtgggagtgttgatgtgctcgagggtagggaggctctgcagagagacctggacaggctggagccatgggctgaggccaactggaggagtttccataaggccaaatgccgggggctgcccttgggccacaacaacccccagcagcactacaggcttggggaggagtggctggagagctgccagtcagagagggacctgggggtgctgattgacagccggctgaacaggagccagcagtgtgcccaggtggccaagaaggccaatggcatcctggcttgtgtcagcaatagtgtggctaGCAGGGAcagtgtggcaggtgcatccgcccagtgaaagcagagcttcttggctgctgaagtgtagcagctcctggctgctttTGTTGTCAGGGCCTCgtggcagttggggcctttggccaatgggagccgctattgactacaggtcagattcggcctgggtataaatggagtccccggGAGGCGGGGGGGCATTTGGggctcatcccctggagcagtaCGTTGtggccgaggactctccccttgggttaggacactgcccaaggaaactcctcgaggtgccttgggtcgaGACCCtgcctcgagggtgagagccctcacttgtcaggtgagtgataaagcgttttgggttgtcattaaaccctaggtagcagggctttgtgaaagcgtttggggttgtcgttaaaccccaTGGAGCAGAGctttgtgttttgggttgccattaaacccgatagagttctttgttatgcgttccgggttgccgttaaaccctagaaagctgttctgttctcctctcacagacattcgaacctgtaatttacggagagctagttaactgtgttaataataatttttttttttttatttttttttttatttgagagcatctgtaGAAATTGGCATAGTCAGCAGGATGTCGATAGAgaagatattacagaaatatagttgtgccccttctcccccagatgtgCAACGGGcgaaggagaggtggtttgatcTGGTGGAAGTTGCGAGGAAGTTGGAACAAAGGCGGGGAAGCTGATGGATATGCGGAAGTGAAGGAAAAACGTGCGCCATATTAGGGGCCTGTTTGTTTCAGGCGGAGGATTGCTTTGTAATGGTGGAGAAAGACGCCTTACAGGAGCGGTTGGAAATcgatcatttaaagacagaattattacgAGAAAAAGATAGAGGGCggtttttagaaagaaaaattgaaattatgctggCACGAGCAAAAAAACCTCCTAGTGTTGTTCAGATTCGAAAGTTAATTACAGGTGTAGATTTTTAAAAGTGGGATGGAGATATTAGAGGAGAGTCTGATGGAAGTGGCTCAGAGGAAATAAAGGAACTGGAGGAAAGACAGGTGCGacctctcattaaaacagaaagccACACGGGTCCATAAGGTAGGAAACCCCGAACCACGGTCCGTACAGCCCCCTGGACGGGAGCCGAGCTTGGTGAGCTTCAGGTTAAATATTCGCGTAAGCCgggtgaaactgaaactgagtatttgtggagagtttctttaacggggggggggggggggggggatgatcaAATTCTGAGTGATGACGAGGcaggaggtttctggggtcccGGAGTGTTCTCAGGTGATGGACCAGCGGGTAACCAGTCGATAACATCGCGAGTGGCTTACTGGGCTGGGAGTGTGAACCCtaaggagaggggagaacctgttACCATGAAAGTAAATGGGCTGTCGGCGCTGGCGGAGGGAGTACGAAAGGCCGCTTGCATTCAGGCGATGGCTGAGAGGGGTCGGTGCGGAATCCCGCTTCCGGCGCCGGTGGATCCCAGCTACCTTAGAGCTCTTATTAGAGGGCTCCCGGATGCCTTAAAGATACACGTcctgtccctcagagaaagggtgcaaagagctattgcATGCAACCagggaaccccccccccccccccccccaaccctcatgTACACGTGTTAAcgtgggcagaagtgttacaTGATCTGGTTGCTTATGGGCGAGAGgatgggctggactgacccgggTGGGGGTGAAGATGGAAGCCGGAGGGTTCGCCAAGTCAGTCGGAAACttccccccgggcagcctcctgGTAGAGAGTTTAAACCGCCCTGGGATAAATCAGGTCGATTTTACGATTCaggaaggaatcatctttggcagaaggCGTTGGCACTAGAGGTACCCCGAGCAATATTACATGGACAATCTACTGGTAACATCTTCAAGTTGGTGCGATTGCTAGACGGCAGAACTcggaaataaaggaaaaatattagggtttgatgttttggtaggTAAACAGCAGTGTTTACCAGACGGCAGTTTAGAGTTTTGGAGTTTAGGGGACAGAAATTacctgtgtctctcaatatc is a window of Athene noctua chromosome 2, bAthNoc1.hap1.1, whole genome shotgun sequence DNA encoding:
- the LOC141957088 gene encoding nucleoporin NUP42-like, translated to MGSLLVTLRESVVKDMEIWKSSGQWIFSCYSPTKEKPNISGFHDLSPEELHLEYYNCRANNTIQNYVNSVQQLVKQWKNRLVQLKSSNASTKAALLSELKNTVSQPLPSFGFGGQQTSSFGSSNFPVNSSSNSASNFSFKISSSLVNASSGNTPAFGSSSAGCNPAFGVTSSPGVSHSVGFGSLVAPSAGSFSFKASETTNGFGTSAFSGFGSSAAVNTSSATPLTNVAASNAAVAASPSHSSSTLFGQTASASGHNITSASSAVTSNATSGKLFTPMSELSAEELKQFEAKKFTMGKIPLKPPPLELLQI